Proteins found in one Synergistaceae bacterium genomic segment:
- the rpsD gene encoding 30S ribosomal protein S4 codes for REPRFKLCRHLGVNVCGHPKALKRTDTKKTAAAAAARTGQKVSQYGLQLMEKQKIKAYYGILERQFARYFDMAKKSQEMTGVALLKALECRLDNLVYRTGFARSIRQARQLVSHGHVLVNGAKVDIPSFGVKVNDVISLKEKTRTNPLIESNFTGLVSFNVPYLEKDKSQFSAKLIREPLREELPIDVNEILAVELYSK; via the coding sequence AAGAGAGCCGAGATTCAAATTATGCCGACATCTGGGTGTGAACGTATGCGGACACCCTAAGGCTTTAAAGCGTACAGATACAAAGAAAACCGCAGCCGCCGCAGCAGCCCGTACAGGTCAGAAAGTTTCACAATATGGCCTACAATTAATGGAAAAACAGAAAATTAAAGCATATTACGGAATTCTTGAGAGACAGTTTGCACGTTATTTCGATATGGCTAAAAAGAGTCAAGAAATGACAGGTGTAGCACTGTTAAAAGCTCTTGAATGCAGATTAGACAATCTTGTTTATAGAACAGGTTTCGCGCGTTCAATCAGGCAGGCAAGACAGCTCGTGAGTCACGGCCATGTCTTAGTAAACGGCGCAAAAGTTGATATTCCTTCGTTCGGAGTCAAAGTTAATGACGTTATCAGCCTCAAAGAAAAAACCCGCACAAATCCATTAATAGAAAGCAATTTCACCGGGCTTGTGTCATTCAACGTGCCTTATTTAGAGAAGGATAAATCACAATTCAGCGCGAAATTAATTCGTGAGCCTTTACGTGAGGAATTACCAATTGATGTAAACGAAATTCTCGCAGTTGAGTTATACTCAAAGTAG